One genomic window of Sodaliphilus pleomorphus includes the following:
- a CDS encoding rhodanese-like domain-containing protein — translation MKTRILLMISLLGMLLGSCSSNLNFTTLGVDKFETFVARPGVQLVDVRTPAEYLDGHLDGAQNIDMQADDFIDVARARLDRRKPVAVYCRSGKRSARAAQQLADAGFKVTNLAGGINDWKVADKKIVK, via the coding sequence ATGAAAACCCGCATTCTACTCATGATAAGCCTCTTAGGCATGTTGCTGGGCTCGTGCTCGAGCAACCTCAACTTCACCACCCTGGGCGTCGACAAGTTTGAGACCTTCGTCGCCCGGCCAGGGGTGCAGCTCGTCGACGTGCGCACGCCGGCCGAGTATCTCGACGGCCACCTCGACGGCGCGCAAAACATCGACATGCAGGCCGACGACTTCATCGACGTGGCCCGGGCGCGGCTCGACCGTCGCAAACCCGTGGCAGTGTATTGCCGCAGCGGCAAGCGCAGTGCCCGCGCCGCCCAGCAGCTGGCCGACGCTGGCTTCAAGGTGACCAACCTCGCCGGCGGCATCAACGACTGGAAGGTAGCCGACAAGAAGATTGTAAAGTAG
- a CDS encoding alpha/beta hydrolase-fold protein produces MAITTIAGAAGAHVMIDGKLQGSAIYPGTEHAYQVYVPEQYTGKQAACLYVGLDGVLCDAPRVLDSLIAAGKMPVTIGVFLQPGVVKNARGEVVRYNRSYEFDSPTAVFATFLDREVLPAIEGTVTPDGRVIKLSGRAQDRAIFGLSSGGIAAFTAAWHWPWQWGRVFSGVGTFVGMRGGNDLPKMVRKTEPKPIKVFLQDGTADAWNALFGHWYEGNRMLASALDFAGYDVKCDWSDCGHNVTRATQIFASVMTWLWQDWPAAIVAGTTRNDMLAALLVPGSNWVPGSIAGGHAGPPRHMAVYPDGSLMAKAVPGSNCLQQWVVENGHVMHGEPFYWLESYGNAQLHTGGMAYDSKGNLWVVTDAGIQVCDHNGRVRGIVDLPEGLDGDVSNVDIAILPRAVRLTATGQAHEAACPTWTREFNVEPPVAGVRPPSQGQG; encoded by the coding sequence ATGGCAATAACGACGATAGCGGGCGCTGCGGGCGCCCATGTGATGATCGACGGCAAGCTGCAAGGCTCGGCCATATACCCGGGCACCGAGCACGCCTATCAGGTCTACGTGCCCGAGCAGTACACAGGCAAGCAGGCTGCCTGCCTCTATGTGGGGCTCGACGGGGTGCTGTGCGATGCCCCGCGCGTGCTCGACAGCCTCATCGCCGCGGGCAAGATGCCTGTGACGATAGGGGTGTTTTTGCAGCCTGGAGTGGTGAAGAACGCGCGCGGCGAGGTGGTGCGCTACAACCGCAGCTACGAGTTTGACTCGCCCACTGCCGTCTTTGCCACTTTTCTCGACCGCGAGGTGCTGCCGGCCATCGAGGGCACGGTCACGCCCGACGGGCGGGTGATAAAGCTCTCGGGGCGGGCCCAGGACCGCGCGATATTCGGCTTGAGCAGCGGCGGCATTGCTGCCTTCACGGCGGCATGGCACTGGCCCTGGCAGTGGGGGCGTGTGTTCAGCGGTGTGGGCACCTTTGTGGGCATGCGCGGCGGCAACGACCTGCCCAAGATGGTGCGCAAGACCGAGCCCAAGCCCATCAAGGTGTTTCTGCAAGATGGCACCGCCGATGCCTGGAATGCGCTTTTCGGGCACTGGTATGAGGGCAACCGCATGCTGGCCTCGGCGCTCGACTTTGCGGGCTACGATGTGAAGTGCGACTGGAGCGACTGCGGCCACAACGTGACGCGGGCCACCCAGATTTTTGCCAGTGTCATGACCTGGCTGTGGCAGGACTGGCCAGCCGCTATCGTGGCGGGCACCACGCGCAACGACATGCTTGCCGCCCTGCTTGTGCCAGGCAGCAACTGGGTGCCGGGCAGCATCGCTGGCGGTCACGCCGGGCCACCCCGGCACATGGCTGTGTACCCCGACGGCAGCCTCATGGCCAAGGCCGTGCCGGGCAGCAACTGCTTGCAGCAATGGGTGGTTGAGAACGGGCATGTGATGCACGGCGAGCCTTTCTACTGGCTCGAGAGCTATGGCAACGCGCAGCTGCACACGGGCGGCATGGCCTATGACAGCAAGGGTAACCTGTGGGTGGTGACCGATGCAGGCATCCAGGTGTGCGACCACAACGGCCGCGTGCGGGGCATCGTCGACCTGCCTGAGGGCCTCGACGGCGATGTGAGCAATGTCGACATCGCAATCTTGCCGCGGGCTGTGAGGCTCACGGCGACAGGACAGGCGCATGAGGCTGCCTGCCCCACGTGGACGCGCGAGTTCAATGTGGAGCCTCCTGTCGCGGGCGTGCGGCCGCCCTCGCAGGGACAAGGATGA
- a CDS encoding SufE family protein — MATINEVQDEIIDEFEGFTDWMDKYQLIIDMGNAMPALDEKYKTPDNLIDGCQSRVWLQADYVDGKVEFQADSDAIIVKGIISMLVRVLNGRTPQEILDADLYFIDRIGLHEHLSPTRSNGLLAMVKKIMAYAVAFKATQG; from the coding sequence ATGGCCACTATCAACGAAGTACAGGACGAAATTATCGACGAGTTTGAAGGCTTCACCGACTGGATGGACAAGTACCAGCTCATCATCGACATGGGCAACGCCATGCCGGCCCTCGACGAGAAATACAAAACCCCCGACAACCTCATCGACGGCTGCCAGAGCCGCGTGTGGCTGCAGGCCGACTATGTCGACGGCAAGGTGGAGTTTCAGGCCGACAGCGATGCCATCATCGTCAAGGGCATCATCTCGATGCTGGTGCGGGTGCTCAACGGCCGCACGCCGCAAGAAATACTCGATGCCGACCTCTACTTTATCGACCGCATAGGGCTGCACGAGCACTTGTCGCCCACACGCAGCAACGGGTTGCTGGCCATGGTGAAGAAAATCATGGCCTATGCCGTGGCCTTCAAGGCGACTCAGGGCTGA
- the mutY gene encoding A/G-specific adenine glycosylase translates to MSNDSFQARILHWYRLNGRDLPWRHTRDPYAIWLSEVILQQTRIDQGRDYWQRFVHRWPRVGDLAAASEDEVLLMWQGLGYYSRARNLLAAARQVVAMGGFPADFKGLKALKGVGDYTAAAIASIAFGRPVATVDGNVYRVLSRHYGIDTPIDTTAGRKTFAALAQSLLPVDQAAAFNQAMMDFGATCCTPRSPRCSQCPLEDTCEALHSHRVDQLPAKLKSARVTTRYFQYVYLRCDGCTAIHRREAGDIWQGLYEPVLYESATATAAGELRGMPHLDIAPGVGPVELCHAVKHQLTHRTIYADFYLLATGSRPALPPGYFWIEERDRDRYAMPRLVERLLEALP, encoded by the coding sequence ATGAGCAACGACAGTTTCCAGGCGCGCATTTTGCACTGGTACCGCCTCAACGGCCGCGACCTGCCGTGGCGCCACACGCGCGACCCCTATGCTATATGGCTGAGCGAGGTCATCTTGCAGCAGACGCGCATCGACCAGGGACGCGACTACTGGCAACGCTTTGTGCACCGCTGGCCGCGAGTGGGCGACCTGGCCGCGGCCAGCGAAGACGAGGTGCTGCTCATGTGGCAGGGACTGGGCTACTACAGCCGTGCCCGCAACCTGCTTGCAGCTGCACGCCAAGTGGTGGCCATGGGCGGCTTCCCGGCCGACTTCAAGGGGCTGAAAGCCCTCAAGGGCGTGGGCGACTACACGGCTGCCGCCATTGCCTCGATAGCCTTCGGACGGCCGGTGGCCACAGTCGACGGCAACGTCTACCGCGTGCTCTCGCGCCACTATGGCATCGACACCCCCATCGACACGACGGCGGGCCGCAAGACCTTTGCAGCCCTGGCCCAGAGCCTGCTGCCAGTGGACCAGGCCGCCGCGTTCAACCAGGCCATGATGGACTTCGGGGCCACCTGCTGCACGCCCAGGTCGCCCCGCTGCAGCCAGTGCCCGCTGGAGGACACCTGCGAGGCCCTGCACAGCCACCGGGTAGACCAGTTGCCCGCTAAGCTCAAGAGCGCGCGTGTGACCACGCGCTACTTCCAGTATGTGTACCTGCGTTGCGACGGGTGCACCGCCATTCACCGCCGCGAGGCCGGCGATATATGGCAAGGCCTCTACGAGCCGGTGCTGTACGAGTCGGCCACGGCCACTGCGGCCGGCGAGCTTCGCGGCATGCCGCACCTCGACATCGCACCCGGCGTCGGCCCCGTGGAGCTGTGCCACGCCGTGAAGCACCAGCTCACGCACCGCACCATCTATGCCGACTTCTACCTGCTGGCCACCGGCAGCAGGCCAGCCTTGCCCCCCGGCTACTTCTGGATCGAGGAGCGCGACCGTGACCGCTATGCCATGCCCCGCCTCGTAGAGCGCCTGCTCGAGGCCCTGCCCTGA
- a CDS encoding nucleotidyl transferase AbiEii/AbiGii toxin family protein, with amino-acid sequence MINRTAIQQWSKCAPWIDNAQVEQDLIICRALVAIFSDEFLASQLAFRGGTALHKLYLSPPPRYSEDIDLVQIAPGPIKPVMYRLGEVLDWLPERVTKQKRYNNTMLFRVESEIPPVVQIRLKVEINCFEHFNVLGLAKIPFKVENSWFAGEAQLTSYHFEELLGTKLRALYQRKKGRDLFDLYIALQRKTVDVDRVLQCYRKYMEFVVDKVPSYKQFVNNMQKKMEDPEFTGDTQSLLRPGITFDASDAYQLIYETFIAKMAGRRD; translated from the coding sequence ATGATAAACAGAACGGCGATACAACAATGGAGTAAGTGTGCTCCGTGGATTGATAATGCCCAGGTGGAACAGGACCTGATAATATGCCGTGCCTTGGTTGCCATCTTTAGCGATGAGTTCTTGGCATCTCAGTTGGCATTCCGAGGTGGAACCGCCCTGCACAAACTCTATCTTTCACCTCCGCCACGATACAGTGAGGACATTGATCTGGTTCAGATTGCTCCAGGACCTATCAAGCCTGTCATGTACCGATTAGGGGAAGTCCTTGACTGGCTGCCAGAGAGAGTGACCAAGCAGAAACGGTACAACAACACGATGTTGTTCAGGGTGGAATCTGAAATACCGCCTGTAGTACAGATACGCCTGAAAGTTGAAATCAATTGCTTCGAACATTTTAACGTACTTGGACTGGCAAAGATCCCGTTCAAAGTTGAAAACTCATGGTTCGCTGGCGAGGCCCAACTCACATCCTATCATTTCGAAGAATTGCTGGGTACCAAACTTCGTGCTCTTTACCAGCGAAAGAAAGGCCGTGATCTTTTTGACCTTTATATCGCCTTGCAACGAAAAACTGTAGACGTTGACAGAGTCCTGCAATGTTACAGAAAATATATGGAGTTTGTGGTTGACAAGGTACCATCTTATAAGCAGTTTGTAAACAACATGCAGAAGAAAATGGAGGATCCTGAGTTTACTGGCGACACGCAGTCGCTCTTGCGTCCTGGCATCACGTTCGATGCGAGCGATGCATATCAGCTCATTTATGAGACCTTTATAGCGAAGATGGCAGGAAGAAGGGATTGA
- the folK gene encoding 2-amino-4-hydroxy-6-hydroxymethyldihydropteridine diphosphokinase yields the protein MKYYLNIGTNLGDRHSNLMRAIALLSAGTGGCQVSSIVQSRAWGFDSPHDFLNVGVALTTSKTARQVLDWIHGIEAQLGSPCHRDAAGHYIDRLVDIDIVYIEQDTATHGRHSRWQQVTIDEPGLTVPHPHLMERPFFLTPLRQLRPATFES from the coding sequence TTGAAATATTATCTCAACATCGGCACCAATCTGGGTGACCGCCATAGCAACCTGATGCGCGCCATTGCCCTGCTCAGTGCAGGCACTGGCGGGTGTCAGGTTTCTTCGATTGTGCAGTCGCGGGCCTGGGGCTTCGACTCGCCCCACGACTTTCTCAACGTGGGCGTGGCCCTCACCACAAGCAAGACAGCGCGCCAGGTGCTCGACTGGATACACGGCATCGAGGCACAGCTGGGCAGCCCCTGCCACCGCGACGCTGCGGGCCACTACATCGACCGCCTGGTCGACATCGACATCGTCTATATCGAGCAAGACACCGCTACCCACGGCCGGCACTCACGCTGGCAGCAGGTGACCATCGACGAGCCCGGCCTCACGGTGCCCCACCCCCACCTCATGGAACGCCCGTTTTTCCTCACGCCGCTGCGCCAGCTGCGACCGGCCACCTTCGAGTCATGA
- a CDS encoding peptide MFS transporter, with product MFKNHPKGLIPAALSNMGERFGYYIMNAVLLLFLCSKFGLSDETSGIIYSVFYALIYVLSLFGGFVADRTQNYKGTIMAGLVVMASGYVLLSIPIMSTASNIGWLLPFTCFALLLIAFGNGLFKGNLQAIVGQLYDNFEAEAAKKGPEAVKAVQGKRDSGFQIFYVFINVGGLVAPFIAPYLRQWWLGTKGLLYNAELPALCHKFIENRAGMTGEESSNLVKLMHDVGGNVNDMAAACTGYLDAFNTGVHYSFIASVVAMLISLVIFVAYKRIFPTPAKKEAAAAVEYTAEEKAAMGKEIKQRMYALFAVLGIAIFFWFSFHQNGQSLSVFARDFVKTDSIAPEIWQAVNPFFVIVLTPIIMWIFGVLGRRGKTISTPRKIAYGMFIAGLAYLFLMIFSLVNHYPSGEQFKLMSVTAKESMKAGPWVLIVTYFFLTVAELFISPLGLSFVSKVAPKHLQGVCQGLWLGATAVGNLLIWIGPLMYNKMPLWECWGVFLAVCLVSMGVMLGMVKWLERVTGE from the coding sequence ATGTTCAAAAACCATCCCAAGGGGTTGATCCCCGCCGCCCTGAGCAACATGGGCGAACGCTTTGGCTATTACATCATGAATGCAGTGCTGCTGCTGTTCTTGTGCTCCAAGTTTGGCTTGAGCGACGAGACGAGCGGTATCATCTACTCGGTATTCTATGCCCTGATTTATGTGCTGAGCCTCTTTGGCGGCTTTGTAGCCGACCGCACGCAAAACTACAAGGGCACCATCATGGCCGGCCTGGTGGTGATGGCCTCGGGCTATGTGCTGCTGTCGATACCCATCATGTCGACCGCGAGCAACATCGGGTGGCTGCTGCCCTTCACCTGCTTTGCCTTGCTGCTCATCGCCTTTGGCAACGGCCTGTTCAAGGGCAACCTGCAGGCCATTGTGGGCCAGCTCTACGACAACTTTGAGGCCGAGGCTGCCAAGAAAGGCCCCGAGGCTGTGAAGGCCGTGCAGGGCAAGCGCGACTCGGGCTTCCAAATCTTCTATGTGTTTATCAATGTGGGCGGCCTGGTGGCACCCTTCATTGCTCCCTACCTGCGCCAGTGGTGGCTGGGCACCAAGGGGCTGCTCTACAATGCCGAGCTGCCGGCCCTGTGCCACAAGTTTATCGAGAACCGCGCCGGCATGACTGGCGAGGAGAGCAGCAACCTGGTCAAGCTCATGCACGACGTGGGCGGCAACGTCAACGACATGGCCGCAGCGTGCACGGGCTATCTCGACGCCTTCAACACCGGAGTGCACTACTCGTTTATCGCCAGTGTGGTGGCCATGCTCATCTCGCTGGTCATCTTCGTTGCCTACAAGCGCATCTTCCCCACGCCGGCCAAGAAGGAGGCTGCTGCTGCGGTTGAGTATACCGCCGAGGAGAAGGCTGCCATGGGCAAGGAGATCAAGCAGCGCATGTATGCCCTCTTTGCCGTGCTGGGCATCGCCATCTTCTTCTGGTTCTCGTTCCACCAGAACGGTCAGTCGCTCTCGGTGTTTGCCCGCGACTTTGTGAAGACCGACTCGATAGCTCCCGAGATATGGCAGGCTGTGAACCCCTTCTTTGTGATCGTGCTCACGCCCATCATCATGTGGATATTTGGCGTGCTGGGCCGCCGCGGCAAGACGATCTCGACGCCGCGCAAGATTGCCTATGGCATGTTTATCGCCGGCCTGGCCTACTTGTTCCTCATGATCTTCTCGCTGGTCAACCATTATCCCTCGGGCGAGCAGTTCAAGCTCATGAGCGTCACGGCCAAGGAGAGCATGAAGGCTGGTCCGTGGGTGCTCATCGTCACCTATTTCTTCCTCACGGTGGCCGAGCTGTTTATCTCGCCGCTGGGCCTCTCGTTTGTGTCGAAGGTGGCTCCCAAGCACCTGCAGGGTGTGTGCCAGGGCTTGTGGCTGGGTGCCACGGCTGTGGGCAACCTGCTCATCTGGATAGGCCCGCTCATGTACAACAAGATGCCCTTGTGGGAGTGCTGGGGTGTGTTCCTGGCCGTGTGCCTGGTGTCGATGGGCGTGATGCTGGGCATGGTGAAGTGGCTGGAACGCGTGACGGGCGAGTAA
- a CDS encoding type IV toxin-antitoxin system AbiEi family antitoxin domain-containing protein, which yields MTLRKWIEDRAIHGYPTFSVEDVRATGLCSSEQILQNELSRLCLNKTIANVYRGYYVIIPVHYVLRGSVPATYYIDQLMAYLKKPYYVCMLSAAELLGAAHQRPQQFSIMTIFPKRRIVSTRNVTIEWFYRNTLPPEEAFVTKNTETGTICISNPLLTAADLVQYQQHVGGLSRVATILEELSEQIDVKKQFTPLVACVKKVVWQRLGYLLENVVEQKKLADDLYEQLSASSGYLKYQPLSTSAVDRSSLRDSRWKININIVIETDDI from the coding sequence ATGACATTGCGAAAATGGATTGAAGACAGGGCTATTCATGGTTATCCCACGTTTTCTGTCGAGGATGTGAGAGCAACGGGTTTGTGCTCTTCAGAGCAGATTCTTCAGAATGAACTCTCAAGACTATGTTTAAACAAGACCATAGCCAATGTATATAGAGGATATTATGTAATCATCCCTGTCCACTATGTATTGCGCGGTTCGGTACCTGCGACTTATTATATCGACCAGTTAATGGCTTATCTTAAAAAGCCTTACTATGTGTGTATGCTTAGTGCCGCAGAGCTGCTGGGTGCTGCTCACCAGCGTCCCCAGCAATTCTCAATTATGACGATTTTCCCAAAGCGTCGCATTGTTTCTACTCGTAATGTGACCATTGAGTGGTTTTATCGAAACACACTGCCACCAGAGGAGGCCTTTGTCACGAAGAATACAGAAACGGGCACTATCTGTATATCTAATCCTCTGCTGACGGCTGCCGACCTTGTACAGTATCAGCAACATGTGGGAGGACTGTCGCGAGTTGCTACCATACTTGAAGAACTCTCAGAGCAGATCGACGTGAAAAAGCAATTTACTCCGCTTGTAGCCTGTGTGAAAAAAGTCGTGTGGCAACGACTTGGCTATTTGCTTGAAAATGTTGTCGAACAAAAGAAGCTGGCAGATGACTTGTATGAGCAGTTGAGTGCATCGTCAGGTTATCTCAAATATCAACCTTTGAGCACATCGGCTGTTGATCGTTCATCTCTGAGAGATAGCCGATGGAAAATTAATATCAACATAGTAATAGAAACAGACGATATATGA
- a CDS encoding peptide MFS transporter: MFENQPKGLWALSLANTGERFGYYTMIAVFVLFLKANFGLSAGAAGAIYSIFMGLVYFLPFVGGIMADKYGYGKMVTMGIVVMFLGYLFLAVPLGGNTVALVAMLAALALISLGTGLFKGNLQVMVGNLYDDPRYSDRRDSGFSIFYMAINIGSLFAPTAAIGIMNYVQSRYGVSVNDSYHYAFGIACLSLILSIAIYYAFRGSFRQTENISSKSAASDQVEEISKEETKSRITALCLVFAVVIFFWMAFQQNGLTLTLFADEFTAKTSSGLQSMAFDVWNLVLLIFIVYALFGLFQSKHAKGRVISALVIVASAAVLVYRYMHLAGSIDIAAPIFQHFNPCFVVMLTPVSIALFGSLAKKGKEPSAPRKIALGMLVAAAAYVIMMVGSIGLLSPAQQKVAGDAATFASPNWLIFTYMTLTFGELLLSPIGISFVSKVAPPKYKGMMMGGWFVATAVGNLLVSVGGFLWGSLPLWSVWCVFVVLCLLSALFMFAIMKRLEKVAK; the protein is encoded by the coding sequence ATGTTTGAAAATCAACCAAAGGGACTTTGGGCATTGTCGCTTGCCAACACGGGCGAGCGATTTGGTTACTACACCATGATTGCCGTGTTCGTTTTGTTTTTGAAAGCCAATTTCGGCCTGAGCGCGGGAGCGGCCGGGGCCATCTACAGCATCTTTATGGGCTTGGTCTATTTCCTGCCCTTTGTGGGCGGCATCATGGCCGACAAGTACGGCTATGGCAAAATGGTGACCATGGGCATCGTGGTCATGTTTCTGGGTTACCTGTTTCTGGCAGTGCCACTGGGCGGCAACACGGTAGCCCTGGTGGCCATGCTCGCCGCGCTTGCCCTCATCAGCCTGGGCACGGGCCTGTTTAAGGGCAACTTGCAGGTGATGGTGGGCAACCTCTACGACGACCCGCGCTACAGCGACCGCCGCGACTCGGGCTTCAGCATCTTCTACATGGCTATCAACATAGGGTCGCTCTTTGCGCCCACCGCTGCCATAGGCATCATGAATTATGTGCAATCGCGATATGGTGTGAGTGTGAACGACTCCTACCACTACGCCTTCGGCATCGCCTGCCTGTCGCTCATTCTCTCCATTGCCATCTACTATGCCTTCCGCGGCAGCTTCAGGCAGACCGAGAACATAAGCAGCAAGAGCGCTGCCAGCGACCAGGTTGAGGAGATCTCCAAGGAGGAGACCAAGAGCCGCATCACGGCTCTGTGCCTCGTGTTTGCGGTGGTCATCTTCTTCTGGATGGCCTTCCAGCAAAACGGCCTCACGCTCACGCTCTTTGCCGATGAGTTCACGGCCAAGACCTCGTCGGGCTTGCAGAGCATGGCCTTCGACGTGTGGAACCTGGTGTTGCTCATCTTCATCGTCTATGCTCTCTTTGGTCTTTTCCAGAGCAAGCATGCCAAGGGGCGTGTGATCTCGGCCCTGGTCATCGTGGCCAGTGCCGCGGTGCTCGTCTACCGCTACATGCACCTCGCAGGCAGCATCGACATTGCAGCCCCCATCTTCCAGCACTTCAACCCCTGCTTTGTGGTGATGCTCACGCCGGTGAGCATAGCACTCTTCGGCTCGCTGGCCAAGAAGGGCAAGGAGCCCAGCGCCCCGCGCAAGATTGCACTGGGCATGCTCGTGGCAGCCGCAGCCTATGTGATCATGATGGTGGGCTCGATAGGCCTGCTCTCGCCTGCCCAGCAGAAGGTGGCAGGCGACGCAGCTACATTTGCCTCGCCCAACTGGCTCATCTTTACCTATATGACCCTCACCTTCGGCGAACTGCTGTTGTCGCCCATAGGCATCTCGTTTGTGAGCAAGGTGGCACCGCCCAAGTACAAAGGCATGATGATGGGCGGGTGGTTTGTGGCCACCGCCGTGGGCAACCTGCTGGTGAGTGTGGGTGGCTTCTTGTGGGGCAGCCTGCCGCTGTGGAGCGTGTGGTGCGTCTTTGTGGTGCTGTGCCTGCTCTCGGCGCTGTTCATGTTTGCTATCATGAAGCGGCTTGAGAAGGTGGCCAAGTGA